In Populus nigra chromosome 1, ddPopNigr1.1, whole genome shotgun sequence, one genomic interval encodes:
- the LOC133681015 gene encoding protein NOI4 isoform X1, with product MHADSCVQDTGRPLPKFGEWDVNDPASAEGFTVIFNKARDEKKTGGKPESPGKVDDSHVKSGVNPAKPQAKKWFCCIQSPPADS from the exons ATGCATGCTGATTCCTGTGTGCAa GACACAGGTCGGCCACTGCCAAAATTTGGTGAATGGGATGTCAATGATCCTGCATCAGCTGAGGGATTTACTGTGATATTTAATAAGGCAAGGGATGAGAAGAAGACAGGTGGCAAACCGGAGTCACCAGGAAAGGTTGATGATTCTCATGTTAAGTCTGGAGTAAATCCTGCCAAACCTCAGGct aaaaaatgGTTCTGCTGTATCCAAAGTCCTCCTGCGGACTCTTGA
- the LOC133681015 gene encoding protein NOI4 isoform X2, with the protein MSDTGRPLPKFGEWDVNDPASAEGFTVIFNKARDEKKTGGKPESPGKVDDSHVKSGVNPAKPQAKKWFCCIQSPPADS; encoded by the exons ATGTCG GACACAGGTCGGCCACTGCCAAAATTTGGTGAATGGGATGTCAATGATCCTGCATCAGCTGAGGGATTTACTGTGATATTTAATAAGGCAAGGGATGAGAAGAAGACAGGTGGCAAACCGGAGTCACCAGGAAAGGTTGATGATTCTCATGTTAAGTCTGGAGTAAATCCTGCCAAACCTCAGGct aaaaaatgGTTCTGCTGTATCCAAAGTCCTCCTGCGGACTCTTGA